One region of Armigeres subalbatus isolate Guangzhou_Male chromosome 3, GZ_Asu_2, whole genome shotgun sequence genomic DNA includes:
- the LOC134219890 gene encoding uncharacterized protein LOC134219890: protein MHSLTISFFILILSTTAKLESLEIKNLMNDPILLLKLNDCKLQTGFIKIIHPINITNLENNVYLFSKIARQINREIPISNLIFQKSRELVNNLYQLKPMKSRRPKRWDALGVAWKWIAGSPDAEDLRIINTTFEDLISQNNQQIRINNVLNTKIDTIMTTVNRLIDQQSTENKILLEEMDAITLLLYMDTTNKILEDLEDTILRTRINLANSKLLSLNEILTMETLLNEQGINTNFPEEALHYAKPKVATKGDLLLYILQIPKVTGNCEIIRIIPLTVHDYVITQLPPHVIRSGNDVFSTTNPESFIQQSTFLEPLRNNCSLHIILGIESHCEAKFDDTTKVTLIANNKYSG from the exons ATGCACTCACTGAcaatatcattttttattttaatactttCAACAACAGCTAAGTTAGAATCTCtagaaatcaaaaatttgatgaACGATCCGATCCTATTGCTGAAGTTAAATGATTGCAAATTACAAACAGGATTTATTAAAATCATTCATCCGATAAATATTACAAACTTAGAGaacaatgtttatttattttccaaaataGCTAGGCAGATAAATAGGGAAATTCCAATATCaaatcttatttttcaaaaaagtagGGAACTTGTTAATAACCTGTACCAACTTAAACCGATGAAATCTAGGAGACCCAAGAGATGGGACGCATTAGGAGTCGCTTGGAAATGGATCGCTGGCTCCCCCGACGCCGAAGACCTGAGAATAATCAACACTACGTTCGAGGACCTTATATCCCAAAATAATCAACAAATAAGAATCAACAACGTACTCAACACCAAAATCGACACAATAATGACGACTGTCAATAGGCTTATTGACCAACAATCAACAGAAAACAAAATCCTTTTAGAAGAAATGGATGCCATAACACTACTTCTTTACATGGATACAACGAACAAAATCCTGGAAGATTTGGAAGACACAATTCTGAGGACTCGGATCAATCTCGCCAACAGTAAGTTGCTCTCACTTAATGAAATTCTGACTATGGAAACTTTACTTAATGAACAAGGGATAAACACAAATTTTCCCGAGGAAGCCCTCCACTACGCTAAACCCAAAGTAGCAACCAAAGGTGATCTTCTACTGTATATCTTGCAAATTCCTAAAGTCACAGGAAATTGCGAAATTATTAGGATTATACCCTTAACAGTTCATGACTATGTCATAACACAACTCCCTCCACACGTCATACGGAGTGGAAACGATGTTTTTAGTACCACAAACCCAGAGAGCTTTATCCAGCAAAGTACATTCCTTGAACCACTAAGGAATAATTGCTCGCTTCATATAATCCTTGGAATAGAAAGCCATTGTGAAGCGAAATTCGATGACACAACAAAAGTCACGCTAATAGCCAACAACAAG TATTCAGGTTGA